The following proteins are encoded in a genomic region of Cygnus olor isolate bCygOlo1 chromosome 23, bCygOlo1.pri.v2, whole genome shotgun sequence:
- the CSF3R gene encoding granulocyte colony-stimulating factor receptor isoform X1: MPKGHRPPGTIHGRHGLLYPSSPRAPSQLAASPFQVMPNPRSRPWPGAVRGRPCCCGSPCSCSSAWAVSGDPAPCPQSPQGARCPSHQLGVCRGQEHRQDGAQHGCERLAQRPALPLRRLRGPSQERSPAPALPWCRGAETALSRPCPGCDTLSPPAGTLGCASVDVGSPVVLLGSAVTASCSVRSRLCRGLEGRRVRISWMLDNETVAGSQCCGAGDTEVSNLTLAQFNRTQAKLWCWVEWNGTKQRVGLAEIRAGCKSTMHVSPPEVLPSPRAPSQAAMLGVAAASPRPRRGILPSSSPGCSLLDPPAKPSNLSCLLNLSDYGLTCRWEPGADSHLPTSVALKCSTSRAPAVTGCTPQGGLSHCTVPRRLLQLYRQMEIWVAASNALGTAESEHLRIDPMDVAQLDPPALRSIQSVPPQTDCVALAWAVAPSSAHMELRCELRYRPPEDPAWALVTGIVGQAGTAQCCGLLFGTRYLFQMRCRRHSARGHWSEWSAARNHTTHEKAPTGKLDAWWSTRPDPAGRRMEVQLRWKAPRQREANGRLLGYRVALGPRRRGKEPPTVCNTSDTHCDFTAPAGTRRLYLSAYNAAGESAATEVVLLERKGQPLAGLRAVPGGERSLWVRWEAPTAPVAAYVLEWQRVASEPGRCNACWQMERNGAATAALIHDGIEPFQQYNVSVCPLYKDAVGTPAHTAAYSRQKAPSHAPKLHLKSISKSHAELCWDSVAVELQNGFITNYTIFWANSTAEVASAVVNSSFNSFIIRDLKPSTLYKVHIMASTVGGSTNSTSLTLVTMVLDDIEIQILFLTLGLIFVLLIVLLICFQKNGRVKQQFWPSVPDPANSSLGKWVPAELQQELPQVPGAREPGLATISTVTVLERAAGKQAPVWGKDPPAETAVAFPGVPQPYVQQDGPGRAAGTGTCSYGSGETVQYAQVAGDGYKGQQHVPCRLYLRSSSTQPLLFDRSPSPKPYENLWFHGATPSHGCQGSGGFLEEPLIDFPLLQGLQISGAEELHDFQRC; encoded by the exons ATGCCAAAGGGACATCGTCCTCCAGGAACAATCCACGGCCGTCACGGGCTCCTCTATCCCTCCTCACCCCGAGCCCCTTCCCAACTCGCTGCGTCTCCGTTCCAGGTGATGCCAAACCCACGGAGCAGACCATGGCCAGGCGCGGTGCGGGGTCGCCCTTGCTGCTGCggctctccctgctcctgctcctccgcCTGGGCGGTGAGTGGGgacccagccccgtgcccccagaGTCCTCAAGGTGCCCGGTGCCCATCCCACCAGCTGGGGGTGTGCCGGGGACAGGAGCACCGGCAGGATGGGGCCCAGCACGGCTGTGAAAGGCTTGCCCAACGCCCGGCTCTTCCCCTCCGGAGGCTGCGGGGCCCCTCTCAGGAAaggagccctgctcctgccctgccttggTGCCGGGGGGCTGAGACGGCTTTGTCACGGCCGTGCCCAGGCTGTGACACGCTCTCCCCGCCTGCAGGGACCCTCGGCTGTGCCTCGGTGGATGTGGGCTCGCCCGTTGTGCTGCTGGGGTCGGCCGTCACGGCGTCCTGCAGCGTGCGCAGCAGGCTGTGCCGCGGGCTGGAGGGCAGGCGGGTCCGGATCTCCTGGATGCTGGACAACGAGACGGTGGCCGGGAGCCAGTGCTGCGGCGCGGGGGACACCGAGGTGTCCAACCTGACCCTGGCCCAGTTCAACCGCACGCAGGCCAAGCTGTGGTGCTGGGTGGAGTGGAACGGGACCAAGCAGCGGGTCGGCCTGGCCGAGATCCGGGCGGGCTGTAAGTCCACCATGCACGTGTCTCCCCCCGAGGTGCTGCCGTCGCCGCGCGCTCCCAGCCAGGCAGCGATGCTCGGGGTGGCCGCGGCTTCTCCACGCCCGAGACGGGGCATTTtgcccagctcctctcctggcTGCTCTCTCCTAGACCCCCCTGCCAAGCCCTCCAacctcagctgcctgctgaacCTCAGCGACTACGGGCTGACGTGCCGCTGGGAGCCGGGAGCCGACAGCCACCTCCCCACCAGCGTCGCGCTCAAGTGCTCCAC GAGCAGAGCCCCGGCGGTGACGGGCTGCACCCCGCAAGGTGGCCTCAGCCACTGCACGGTGCCGCggcggctgctgcagctgtaccGGCAGATGGAGATCTGGGTGGCCGCCTCCAACGCGCTGGGCACGGCCGAGTCCGAGCACCTCCGCATCGACCCCATGGACGTCG cccagctggaCCCCCCGGCCCTGCGGAGCATCCAGTCCGTGCCCCCCCAGACCGACTGCGTCGCCCTGGCCTGGGCGGTGGCGCCGAGCAGCGCGCACATGGAGCTGCGGTGCGAGCTGCGCTACCGGCCCCCCGAGGACCCCGCCTGGGCGCTG GTCACCGGCATCGTCGGCCAGGCCGGCACGGCGCAGTGCTGCGGGCTCCTCTTCGGGACGCGTTACCTCTTCCAGATGCGCTGCCGGCGGCACTCGGCGCGTGGCCACTGGAGCGAGTGGAGCGCGGCCAGGAACCACACCACCCATGAGAAAG CCCCCACGGGGAAGCTGGATGCTTGGTGGAGTACGCGGCCGGACCCGGCGGGCAGGAGGATGGAGGTGCAGCTGCGGTGGAAG GCCCCGCGGCAACGGGAGGCAAACGGGCGTTTGCTGGGGTACCGCGTGGCTCTGGGGCCCAGGAGGAGAGGCAAGGAGCCCCCGACTGTCTGCAACACCTCTGACACCCACTGCGACTTCACCGCCCCGGCGGGGACCAGGAGGCTCTACCTCTCAGCCTACAACGCCGCCGGCGAGTCGGCAGCGACCGAGGTCGTGCTCCTGGAGAGGAAAG GTCAGCCCCTGGCTGGGCTCCGGGCCGTACCCGGAGGCGAGCGCAGCCTCTGGGTGCGCTGGGAGGCACCCACGGCCCCGGTGGCCGCCTATGTGCTGGAGTGGCAGCGGGTGGCCTCGGAGCCCGGCCGCTGCAACGCCTGCTGGCAGATGGAGCGCAATGGGGCCGCCACCGCCGCCCTCATCCATG ACGGCATCGAGCCCTTCCAGCAGTACAACGTCTCGGTGTGCCCCCTCTACAAGGATGCTGTCGGGACGCCTGCCCACACAGCAGCCTACTCCAGGCAGAAGG CACCATCCCACGCCCCGAAGCTGCACCTGAAGAGCATCAGCAAGTCCCAcgcagagctctgctgggacTCGGTGGCCGTTGAGCTGCAGAACGGCTTCATCACCAACTACACCATCTTCTGGGCCAACAGCACCGCCGAGGTGGCCA GTGCCGTTGTGAACTCCTCTTTCAATTCCTTCATCATCCGGGACCTGAAGCCATCAACCCTCTACAAAGTGCACATCATGGCATCCACGGTCGGCGGCAGCACCAACAGCACCAGCCTCACCCTGGTGACCATGGTGCTAG ATGACATTGAAATCCAGATCCTCTTCCTGACCCTGGGGCTGATCTTTGTCCTGCTCATAGTCCTGCTGATCTGCTTCCAGAAGAACGGGAG GGTGAAGCAGCAGTTCTGGCCCAGCGTCCCCGACCCGGCCAACAGCAGCCTGGGCAAATGGGTGCCGGCGGAGCTGCAGCAG GAGCTTCCGCAAGTCCCCGGTGCGAGGGAGCCCGGACTGGCAACCATTTCTACCGTCACGGTGCTGGAAAGAGCGGCAGGGAAGCAGGCGCCCGTTTGGGGCAAGGATCCCCCCGCAGAGACCGCCGTTGCCTTCCCCGGGGTGCCGCAGCCCTACGTGCAGCAGGACGGCCCCGGCAGGGCCGCAGGGACAGGCACTTGCTCCTACGGGAGCGGCGAGACCGTGCAGTACGCGCAGGTGGCAGGGGATGGCTACAAGGGCCAGCAGCACGTCCCGTGTCGCCTCTACCTCCGCTCCAGCTCCACGCAGCCCCTGCTTTTCGaccgcagccccagccccaagcccTACGAGAACCTGTGGTTCCACGGGGCCACCCCCAGCCACGGCTGCCAGGGGTCCGGGGGCTTCCTGGAGGAGCCGCTCATTGACTTCcccctgctgcagggcctgCAGATCAGCGGGGCCGAGGAGCTCCATGACTTCCAGCGGTGTTAA
- the CSF3R gene encoding granulocyte colony-stimulating factor receptor isoform X6 — MAGPVAKLLVREEKDEFPQALPVCCRLLAPHCTPAPSHKVLSKTFWGGSFPVPHPNLSTSRSPAGVRGVDNNSPVPGCGPGTAPRAPPAPPSLPAAQLDPPALRSIQSVPPQTDCVALAWAVAPSSAHMELRCELRYRPPEDPAWALVTGIVGQAGTAQCCGLLFGTRYLFQMRCRRHSARGHWSEWSAARNHTTHEKAPTGKLDAWWSTRPDPAGRRMEVQLRWKAPRQREANGRLLGYRVALGPRRRGKEPPTVCNTSDTHCDFTAPAGTRRLYLSAYNAAGESAATEVVLLERKGQPLAGLRAVPGGERSLWVRWEAPTAPVAAYVLEWQRVASEPGRCNACWQMERNGAATAALIHDGIEPFQQYNVSVCPLYKDAVGTPAHTAAYSRQKAPSHAPKLHLKSISKSHAELCWDSVAVELQNGFITNYTIFWANSTAEVASAVVNSSFNSFIIRDLKPSTLYKVHIMASTVGGSTNSTSLTLVTMVLDDIEIQILFLTLGLIFVLLIVLLICFQKNGRVKQQFWPSVPDPANSSLGKWVPAELQQELPQVPGAREPGLATISTVTVLERAAGKQAPVWGKDPPAETAVAFPGVPQPYVQQDGPGRAAGTGTCSYGSGETVQYAQVAGDGYKGQQHVPCRLYLRSSSTQPLLFDRSPSPKPYENLWFHGATPSHGCQGSGGFLEEPLIDFPLLQGLQISGAEELHDFQRC, encoded by the exons atggcggggccAGTTGCAAAACTTTTGGTTCgtgaagaaaaagatgaatttccCCAGGCTCTCCCCGTGTGCTGCAGGTTGCTTGCACCTCATTGCACTCCTGCCCCTTCTCACAAAGTCCTGTCCAAAACATTTTGGGGAGGATCCTTCCCTGTTCCTCACCCCAACCTCAGCACAAGCCGCAGCCCCGCTGGGGTTCGAGGCGTTGATAACAACAGCCCCGTGCCAGGATGCGGCCCCGGCACAGCCCCAcgagcacccccagctcccccgtctctccctgcagcccagctggaCCCCCCGGCCCTGCGGAGCATCCAGTCCGTGCCCCCCCAGACCGACTGCGTCGCCCTGGCCTGGGCGGTGGCGCCGAGCAGCGCGCACATGGAGCTGCGGTGCGAGCTGCGCTACCGGCCCCCCGAGGACCCCGCCTGGGCGCTG GTCACCGGCATCGTCGGCCAGGCCGGCACGGCGCAGTGCTGCGGGCTCCTCTTCGGGACGCGTTACCTCTTCCAGATGCGCTGCCGGCGGCACTCGGCGCGTGGCCACTGGAGCGAGTGGAGCGCGGCCAGGAACCACACCACCCATGAGAAAG CCCCCACGGGGAAGCTGGATGCTTGGTGGAGTACGCGGCCGGACCCGGCGGGCAGGAGGATGGAGGTGCAGCTGCGGTGGAAG GCCCCGCGGCAACGGGAGGCAAACGGGCGTTTGCTGGGGTACCGCGTGGCTCTGGGGCCCAGGAGGAGAGGCAAGGAGCCCCCGACTGTCTGCAACACCTCTGACACCCACTGCGACTTCACCGCCCCGGCGGGGACCAGGAGGCTCTACCTCTCAGCCTACAACGCCGCCGGCGAGTCGGCAGCGACCGAGGTCGTGCTCCTGGAGAGGAAAG GTCAGCCCCTGGCTGGGCTCCGGGCCGTACCCGGAGGCGAGCGCAGCCTCTGGGTGCGCTGGGAGGCACCCACGGCCCCGGTGGCCGCCTATGTGCTGGAGTGGCAGCGGGTGGCCTCGGAGCCCGGCCGCTGCAACGCCTGCTGGCAGATGGAGCGCAATGGGGCCGCCACCGCCGCCCTCATCCATG ACGGCATCGAGCCCTTCCAGCAGTACAACGTCTCGGTGTGCCCCCTCTACAAGGATGCTGTCGGGACGCCTGCCCACACAGCAGCCTACTCCAGGCAGAAGG CACCATCCCACGCCCCGAAGCTGCACCTGAAGAGCATCAGCAAGTCCCAcgcagagctctgctgggacTCGGTGGCCGTTGAGCTGCAGAACGGCTTCATCACCAACTACACCATCTTCTGGGCCAACAGCACCGCCGAGGTGGCCA GTGCCGTTGTGAACTCCTCTTTCAATTCCTTCATCATCCGGGACCTGAAGCCATCAACCCTCTACAAAGTGCACATCATGGCATCCACGGTCGGCGGCAGCACCAACAGCACCAGCCTCACCCTGGTGACCATGGTGCTAG ATGACATTGAAATCCAGATCCTCTTCCTGACCCTGGGGCTGATCTTTGTCCTGCTCATAGTCCTGCTGATCTGCTTCCAGAAGAACGGGAG GGTGAAGCAGCAGTTCTGGCCCAGCGTCCCCGACCCGGCCAACAGCAGCCTGGGCAAATGGGTGCCGGCGGAGCTGCAGCAG GAGCTTCCGCAAGTCCCCGGTGCGAGGGAGCCCGGACTGGCAACCATTTCTACCGTCACGGTGCTGGAAAGAGCGGCAGGGAAGCAGGCGCCCGTTTGGGGCAAGGATCCCCCCGCAGAGACCGCCGTTGCCTTCCCCGGGGTGCCGCAGCCCTACGTGCAGCAGGACGGCCCCGGCAGGGCCGCAGGGACAGGCACTTGCTCCTACGGGAGCGGCGAGACCGTGCAGTACGCGCAGGTGGCAGGGGATGGCTACAAGGGCCAGCAGCACGTCCCGTGTCGCCTCTACCTCCGCTCCAGCTCCACGCAGCCCCTGCTTTTCGaccgcagccccagccccaagcccTACGAGAACCTGTGGTTCCACGGGGCCACCCCCAGCCACGGCTGCCAGGGGTCCGGGGGCTTCCTGGAGGAGCCGCTCATTGACTTCcccctgctgcagggcctgCAGATCAGCGGGGCCGAGGAGCTCCATGACTTCCAGCGGTGTTAA